CGTTGCTCAAAACGGGAATGCTTATGAGGTGGGCCTCGACGATAGGTTTTGGGCGCCCATAAAGGAATATTGGAAGCATAATCAAGAAGACCCAAAATATATTCAGGCCTTCACTGAATACCTCcaagatgaaaaaaatgTCGTAACCCAATATGTGGGCGGTGTCAGTGATCCAAGTTCTGTTGACCCAACGAACTATACATTGGACTACGCTCTGCTCAAGCGCCCTAATCAGGAAGCCATTcaaatcaagctcttccacGACTATAGGACGAACGTTGAACTCTATCCCGAGTTTCAGCGCTTTTTGAGAAACGCCGACATTCCAGTCTTGGTCACCTGGGGAAAAAATGATACCATCTTTACGGTGGAGGGAGCAGAATCATACCGAGCTGACGCAAAGAGGTTGAAAATTGTTTACTACCAAACTGGCCACTTTGCGTTGGAAACTCATGTAGCTCAAATTGCAGATGAAATCACAACCCATATCTTTCAGAATATCGCTCATTAGTTAGCAGTTAAATATGGACAGCAGTTAAttctgtttctttcgaGATGACTTCCTCACTGTGCGAGGTTATTCAGTCAAAAATGCCTAgaacagaaagaaataaTGGCAGCTCGGTGAGTTTGATTCCTTCGTGCCATGCACCGACTGCAGTTGCATAGCTGTGGTGTCGAAATAACGATACTTCTTCGACTAAAATGTGGCTCATTCTAAGAATTTCAAGCATCTCAACATTATCCGATTTGAAGATCGGACTGTTCCATTGTTTCCGTGAGTTATCACGTCTCAGGCTCTCCGAGTTCCTTAGCGTCCATTATCGACCACTGCTCTTAGTAAATAAGTTCATCTATAGCTCTAAAAGAAAAGCCGCGACTGTCGAAAAGATCACACGTTGGTAAAATATCAAGTATCAGCTGCAATTGAATAGCCTTTCGTTTATGGTATAATTAACAATGAAAATCATGAGAAGGAGAAAACTATGAAGATTGATCGCTTTCTTCATTGTTTATGCCAGTAAAGTATAATGATTCGGGAACAAATGCATGATCCCAATCGTAGTGCGCTATTAACTGAGTCGGTCTTTCGAAGGGTTCGAATGAGCTGCAATCTGTTGTCTTGCAGCTCATATCGACCCAATGACCAGTGTTAGTGTCAACTGGACTATTTGAGGAGACTTCATTCTCTGAATTCCTTTTTGACAGCAATTGTGGTTCTAGACCGTGAACAATTGGACTCATCATGTGGGAGTCAAGCATATGCTCCGTCAGAAGGCTTTCTGTAGCGAATTCATCAAAACACTCAAGATATGGGCATATGTGTGATACCGTGCCAGGCTGCTCCTTCAGATCGACGCTAGGGAGATGAGCAGAATGATTCTCCGCACAATTCTCTAGTATATCCTGCATTTTATGTGTTTTTTCATGCCGAGAGAGTTGCTGGTTTGTAACAAATCCCTTACAACAAATTGAGCAAGTTATCGGCTTCTTAACTGAATGTGTCCATGAATGTGCTTTGAGATGACTACCGCGAAAGAATCTTTTCCCACAACCGGGAAAAGAGCAGGCATATGGTCTCTCATTGTTGTGGGTTAGAACATGCTGTCGTAAAAGACATGGCCTTGTATATCTCTTCTCACAGTTAGGAACCGGACATAAATACTTATTGATGCGTTTCTCAGCCATGATTATCCATAAGTTCGGCGATAATCGCTGTGTTACCTCCATTGACTAATCCAACCTATTTTTTCTCCACAACAGAAGGCCCCGAAGCGACCCATCGCTGGAAAATGGTTTATATTACGATAGCTCTCGAATTCCCTTCCTATTCCTAGCACTGATTTGGAACGTCACCACTATATGCGAGAAGGATTGTTCACGTTCGGTCGTTACGGTTGAAAGGAATTCCGATGAGCTACAGGCCTCCCAAAAGTCATAATCATGTTCTGTGTCGGTCATTGGCCTGGTCCAAAGAAGGTTAAGTTTTCGCATTTGGAGGAAGGGCAATTTCTAGTGCAGATCATGGGTGGTATACTGTTTTCCTTCGCGCGGCCTGATTAACTTGACTCCGCTGCCGCTAAACTACACTTTATTAATCCTTTAGCGAAACAAAGTAGCAGCAAAATGATTCCAAGTGCTCTAGGACCCCTTGTCattttttcctcttcattttcgATTGATCGGCTCTTTAGCTGGGCATAGCTGTAACATAATAAGCGTGCGCGCCTAGTCGCTCGACCAGATCGgtatttcaagaaggccTTGTGGAAAAGCTAAAGCGACGTGAATTAAGCAGTTAAGCTACACATCAATTTTTCTCACATTTGTGGAATCAAGATGGAACTGGTAGGAAAAGCCATTTAATGCCTGACGCAATTGAGCCTGCGTGAAATCATGCTGATAATA
The sequence above is drawn from the Torulaspora globosa chromosome 5, complete sequence genome and encodes:
- a CDS encoding epoxide hydrolase, producing the protein MTELEEKLLVTSSYGYVNVDQGVKIWYRSAGKLGAPTILLLHGFPTSSNMFRNLIPLLASKFRVIAPDIPGFGFTEYPANYEFTFENLTSSIEQFLEALRISKFSIYVFDYGSPIGFRLALRKPSSITGLVAQNGNAYEVGLDDRFWAPIKEYWKHNQEDPKYIQAFTEYLQDEKNVVTQYVGGVSDPSSVDPTNYTLDYALLKRPNQEAIQIKLFHDYRTNVELYPEFQRFLRNADIPVLVTWGKNDTIFTVEGAESYRADAKRLKIVYYQTGHFALETHVAQIADEITTHIFQNIAH
- the FZF1 gene encoding Fzf1p; protein product: MEVTQRLSPNLWIIMAEKRINKYLCPVPNCEKRYTRPCLLRQHVLTHNNERPYACSFPGCGKRFFRGSHLKAHSWTHSVKKPITCSICCKGFVTNQQLSRHEKTHKMQDILENCAENHSAHLPSVDLKEQPGTVSHICPYLECFDEFATESLLTEHMLDSHMMSPIVHGLEPQLLSKRNSENEVSSNSPVDTNTGHWVDMSCKTTDCSSFEPFERPTQLIAHYDWDHAFVPESLYFTGINNEESDQSS